The sequence TCCATGAGCGTGACGACCGTGCCGCCGCCCGTCTCGAACATGACGTGCGCGCCCTGGAAGTCCTCCGGCGGGCGCAACAGGTCGAGATCGAGGATGTCTCGGTAGAAGGCGTACGCGTCGTCCAGATCGTCCACGTCGATGTTGATGTGGTCGATGGCGTCCATGCCCTCACTGGCGAGTGTGGGGCGAAATAGGTTTCCCCGCCCCGCCGCACAGCTACGGGTTTTTGTATGCGCGAACGCAAGGGCGGCTATGAGCCACGACGACCTCGAACACGCGGGATTCAAGGATCGAACCCGCGTCGACGAGGCCCTGGAGACGATTCTGCACGCCGTGTCGGGCCACGACCGAACCGAGCGCATCGCCTTGGGACGGGTCGACGGCCGGACGCTCGCTGAGACGGTGACCGCGCCGACGCCCGTCCCCGGCTATGACCGGGCGGCGATGGACGGCTACGCGGTGCGCGCCGAGGACACCTTCGGCGCGACGGGTCGGTCACCCACGGTGCTCCGCGAGGCCGACGGTGAGGTCGCCCCCGGCGAGGCCGTCCGCGTCCACACGGGCAGTGACCTCCCCGACGGCGCCGACGCCGTCGTCATGGTCGAGGAGACGGAGATCGTCGGCGACGAGATAGAGGTGTTCGACGCCGTCGCCGAGGGTGAGAACGTCGGCGAAGTAGGCGAGGACGTCGCCGAGGGCGAGGAACTCTACCAGCCGGGCCACCGGATCCGCCCCTCCGATCTCGGCCTGCTGAAATCCGTCGGCATCGATCAGGTCGAGGTGTACGACCCGCCGACGGTCGGCGTCATCCCGACGGGCGAGGAACTCGTCCAGCGCGACCCCGCGCCCGGCGAAGTCATCGAAACCAACGGGCTCACCGTCTCGCGCCTCGCCAACCGCTGGGGCGCCATCCCCACGTATCGAAACGTCGTCGACGACGACCCGCACGCCATCCGCGCCGCGATCCAGCGGGATCTGGCCAAGGACGTGGTGGTCACCACGGGCGGGTCGTCGGTCGGCGAACGCGACTACACGCCCGAAGTCGTCGACGACATCGGCGAGGTGCTGGTCCACGGCGTCGCGCTCAAACCCGGCCATCCCGTCGCCCTCGGCGTCGTCGAAGACACGCCGGTGATCATGCTCCCGGGCTACCCCGTCGCCTGCATCATCAACGCCGTCCAGTTCCTCCGACCGATCCTCAAGACCGTGGGCAACATGCCCGTCCCCGACCACCCGACCGTCGAGGCCCGGTTGACGCGAAAGATTTCCAGCGAACCCGGAACCCGGACGTTCGCCCGCGTTCGGTTGACCGAGGACGGCGAGGACGACACGCCCGCCGCCGAACCCACTCGCGCGAGCGGTGCGGGCGTCCTCTCCAGCGTCGCGCTGGCGGATGGCTGGGTCGTCGTCCCCGAGGAACGCGAGGGGTACGACGCGGGTGACCACGTCGCCGTCGAGAACTGGGAGTGGTCGGCATGAGTGACGGCCGACAGGAGTTCCACGACCTCAAATCCCCCGCGGAGGCCCGGGACGCCATCGACTCGCTCGACCTGTCGCCCGCCGACGAGACGGTTCCGCTCGACGAGGCGCGGGGCCGCGTCCTCGCGGAGCGCATCGACGCCGGCCTCGACGTGCCAGGGTTCGACCGCGCGAGCATGGACGGCTACGCGGTGCGCGCCGAGGACACCTTCGGTGCCGACGAGGCCGACCCCGCTGTCCTCGAACAGGTCGGCTCGGTCCACGCCGGCGCCGAACCCGACGTGCGCGTCGACCCAGGCACCTGCGCCGAGATTTCGACGGGGGCGGTGATGCCACCCGGCGCCGACGCCGTCGTCATGGTCGAGCGAACGGACGAGACGGCCGACGGCGTGGCGATCCGCACCTCGGTCGCGCCCGGCGACAACGTGATGGTCGCGGGCGCTGACGTGGCCGCGGGGTCACGTGCGCTCGGCCCCGGCACCCTGCTCACGCCGCGCGAAATCGGATTGCTGTCGGCGCTCGGCGTCGACGAGGTCCCCGTCCGCGGCACGCCGACGGTCGGTATCGTCTCCACCGGCGACGAACTCGTCCGCCCCGGTGAGACGCTCCGCAGCGAGGCCGGACAGATCTACGATGTCAACTCCTACACCATCGCCGCGGGCGTCGAGGAAGCGGGCGGCGAGGCCGTCCTCTACCCCCACGCCGGCGACGATTACGACGAGATGGAGCGCCTCTTGGTCGAGGCTGCCGAGGAGTGTGATCTCGTGCTCTCCTCGGGGTCGACCTCCGCCAGCGCCGTCGATGTCATCTACCGCGTCATCGAGAGCGAGGGCGAACTCCTGCTGCACGGCGTCTCGGTCAAGCCGGGCAAGCCGATGCTCGTCGGGCACCTGGAGGACTCGGCGTACGTCGGCCTCCCCGGCTACCCCGTCTCCGCGCTCACCATCTTCCGAACCTTCGTCGCGCCGGCGATTCGCGCCGCGGCCGGCCTCCCCGCCCCTCAGACGGCGGCCGTCGAGGGGCGGATGGCCGTCCAGGAGCGATACGGCGAGGGGCGCACCAGACTCATGCCCGTCGGCCTCGTCGAAACCGACGAGGGAACGCTTGTCTACCCCGTCGACAAGGGAAGCGGGGCGACGACGAGTCTGGTCGAGGCCGACGGCGTCGTCGAAGTGGACGCCGACACCGCCTACCTCGCCGAGGGCGAGTCCGTGACGGTGCAGTTGTTCTCGCCCGACGTGCGCGCGCCGACCCTCCTCGGTGTCGGCGAGGACGACCCCGCGCTCTCGCGCTTGCTCGATCATCTGGAGCGCCCCCGCTATCTCGATGTCGGAAGCCGCCAGGCTCGGCGCCGCCTCCGCGACGGCGTCCCCGACGTGGCCGTCGTCACCGGCCCCAGCGACCGCGACGTGTCGGCCGTCGACCTCGGCGGGTGGCGTCGGGAGTGGGGTCTCGTCGTCCCCGATGGCAACCCCGACGCCATCACCGGCGTCGCCGACCTGGTGGACCGCGACCTCCGAGTCAGCAACCGCTCGCGGGATTCCGGGCTCCGGGCCAGCCTCGACGCCGAACTCGACGCCCTCGCGTCGGATCGCGGCGTCGACCGCCGGGACCTGACCGACGCCATCGACGGCTACGAGCTGACGGTCAAGGGCTTCGAGAGCCCCGCGCGGAAGGTACTGGCCGGCGACGCCGACGCCGGACTCGGCCTGCGGGCGACGGCGCAAGCCCTCGACTGCGGGTTCGTTCCGCTCGGTACCGAGTCGGTTCGCGTCCTGGCGAACCCGGATCGAACCGAGAAAACGGGAGTCAAACAGCTCGAATCTGCCCTCGATACGCATTTCGACGACATCGTGGCGTCGCTCGCGGGCGTCGAACGCTAGTCGCTGCCCGTCGGCGTCGCGGCGCGACCGACCGCGTCGTCGGATGTCGTCATCCTTCGCAGTTCGTCGAGCGACTCGACCCGATAGTCGCCGAGGACACACCGCCCGCGGCGGTCCGGGCCGTGGCGTTCGACGTGAACGCCGTCGAGGCCGGCGTTCCACGCGGCGCCGATGTCGTTCGGCCCGTCGCCGGCGAGGATGCCGTCGTCCTCGTCGTCGACGCCGATATCGGACATGGCGAGATAGACGGGGGCAGGATCGGGTTTCCATCCAATCTCACCGGTACAGGAGACGACCGTATCGAACCAGTCGCGGATGCCGACGTGATCGAGCACCGGGTCGACGAGATACTCCTGGCAGTGGGTGACGAGACCGACGGGCCGATCGAGGTCCGCAACGAACGCGGCGTCGTCGTGGAGGTAGGTCGCCTCGGCGCGGTCGGCCGGATTCTCCGCGTCATGTAGGGCGTCCCAGAAGGTGTCGGGGTCGACGCCCCACTCCACCAACTGCGCCTCGCGGGCGCCCGAGAGACCGTGCCAGAGCACTTCGACCTCGTGGTCGGAGAAGGTGCGGTCGATCCGATCTCCGACGCGGTCGAACACGTCGCGGGCGTACGATGGTTCCACGTCCACGAGCGTTCCGTCGAGGTCGAACAGCCAGAAATCGTAGGCGTGTGCGACCATTCGAATACGGCTAGACGGGGGTGAAACAAGTGTGTTCCGCCCGTCACTCGACGCGGATCGAACTCCCCAGATGCGCGTGCAGCACTTCCCGCGGCGCGTCGTCGAAGTCGTCGGCGTCGGCGATGGCCTCGCGGAGGGCGTCGCGATACGCCTCGGCGGTGCGCAGTTCACTGAACGTGATGTCGGTGACGGTGACGCCGAGCCACTCCTCGGCCCGCCGGCGGAGGTAGTCCTCGTCGCTCACCTCGCCGTGCCACAGCGCGTCGCGGAAGAACAGCCAGCCGTCAGTCCCCGGTTCGGCGGCGGGTTTCGTGACCACCGTCTCGAAGGTGTCGGGGTCGGCGTCGACGCCGACGGGGTCGAGGCGAAAGGTCACGCGGAAGACGTAGGTGGCGCTCATCAGCGCTCGGCGTCGAACAGTTTGGCGAGGCGGATGTCGGTGTCGGTGATGCCGCCCGCCTCGTGGCTGGTCAGTCGCACTTCCACCTCGTCGTACCGGATGCAGATCTCCGGATGATGGAACTCTTCGTCGGCCACTTCCCCAACCCGGGTGGCGAAGGTGACGCCGTCGAGGTAGTTATCGAAGGGGTAGACGCGGACGATTTCGTTGCCGTCGCGCTCCCACTCCGGCGGAAGCCGTCGCTCGATTTCGTCGTCGTCGAGACGTTCGGCCATACGGATACGTCCATCGGACACCGGATAATGATTGGGGTGGGTGTCTCAGTCCTCGCGCAACCGCTCGCGGACGTGCCGTGGGGCGTCGCTGCCCTCGATCCCCTCCCGGGGCGCCTCCGCCGTCGTTGGCGACGGGTGATCGCCGAACTCGGGATCGAACAGGCTGAGCGCGGTCTGGATCGTTTCCCAGTCGTCCTCGGCGGCGGCGTCGCGGAGGCTCTTGGTCGGCGCCGAGAGCAACTGCCCGACGAGGGCGTCCGCGAGCGCCGCGACCGTCTCGCGTTGCTCGTCGGTCAACTCGCCCTGGGCCTCCAGTTGGGAGTACGCCGTGCGGAGTTCTCGCTCTTTGACCATCTCCGCGCTCTCGTACATCGCGGCGATGGCCTCGTCGGCCTGCTGGCGCTTGAACGAGTCGAGCAGGCGGTCGAACTCCTCGTCGATCATGCGCTCGACGGTGGCCGCAGCCTCCCGGCGCCGTTCGCGCGTGTCGGCGGTGATGGATTCGAGCGAGTCGATGTCGAACGCGTCGACGGCCGCCAGCTCCACGACCGCGGGGTCGACGTCCCGTGGCTGGGCGAGGTCGATGACGAGCGTCTCGCCCGCCGTCGCGAGATCCGATCGATCGAGGACGTGGTCGGGGCTGTTCGTGGCCGTGACGAGTACGTCGGCCCGTTCGGCGGCCGCGGCGGCGGCGTCGAGGGCGACAGCCGAGGCCGTCGTCTCCACGTCTTCGGCGAGGTGGGTGGCGTGCGGGACCGTCCGGTTGGCGACGACGATGTTCGTGACCGGCGTGTCGTCGAAGGCGCGGGCCGCGAGTCGGCCCATCTCGCCGGCGCCGACGACCATCGCCGTCGCACCGTCGAGGTCGCGCTCCTGCGCGGCGAGTTCGACGGCCGCGCTGCCGAGCGAGACGACGCCCTCGTTGATCGTCGTCTCGGTGCGTGCGCGCTCGCCGACGTGGATCGCTTTCGTGATGGCGGGCTCGAGTACCGGACCGACTCCGCCGACGCCGCGTGCCGTCTCGAACGCCGTCCGGAGTTGGCCGATGATCTGGTTCTCGCCGAGAACGAGGGATTCCAGCCCGGCCGCGACACGCATCAGGTGGCGGAGGCTGGTCTCGTGGTTGAGTTCCCGGACGGCGTCCCCGTCGACCGGCGCTGCGAAGTCGGCCAGTGCCTCGCGGCCGACCGTAGCGTCCGCGGTCACGACGTACGCCTCGGCCCGGTTACAGGTCTGGAGCGCGAACGCCTCGTCGACGCCGTCGCTCGCCAGCAGGTCACGCACGACGGCTGCCTCGTCGTCGCCCGCGACGGCCTCGATCTCGTCCACGGTGGCGTGCTGGTGGGATACCGTGACGCCCTGGAGGACACCCGTCTTCATCGTCGCTCCGTTCGAGATACGTAGATCATGCGCTCCGATTCGGCCGAGGATTCGGGACGGCGCTACCTAAACTCTTCCACTGCCGTGTCGCCCGCCGCGCGCGTGCCGTCGGGCGGTCGAACCCGTGAGTCCGCCCGTCCTGCTGGGCCGAGCGCGCTCTCGTTGGAGCGCGCTCCGTCGCTCGGCGCGGCGCGTGGTCTCCCTGGGTCCGGTGCATACACTTCCGTCCTCGATACGGCGCCTTAAACGTCTCGTCGTCTCCCGAGGCGTGGGGACGGAAGGCTCATGCGCATCCGCTCCGTACGCGGCGCCGATGACGACCTCTCGACGGACCTTCCTCGCCGCAGCGAGCGTGACGCTGGGTGGCGTCGCCGGCTGTCTCGGCGGCGGTGGCGGCAGCGGTAGCGCATCGAACCTCGGCGGCTACGAGTCGACGACGACCGACGGACAGGTCGTTCCGCTGGCGCCGCTCTCGGATGTGGTCGAGTGGTACAACAACGGCGACGCCCGCTTCGCGGACGCCCGCTCTCGGACCGCCTACGAGGAGTCACACATCGAGGGCGCCGTCTGGAGTCCCGCTCGCCACGGTCAGCGCACCGACGACCCGGTCGAGGCCTGGGACACCGACACGCTGATCGTCACGTACTGTGGCTGCCCCCATCACCTCTCGTCGATGCGGGCGGCGTCGCTCATCGACTCGGGGTACGAGCGCGTGGCCGCCCTCGACGAGGGATTCTGGGCGTGGCAGGACGGCGGCTATCCGGTGACAGGGTCCAGCGCCGACGTGGAACCGACCCTTCGTGTCGTGGAGGGGCGCACCGATCCGACCTTCGCCGGCGAGTGGGCGTGGGCGCGTCACGACCCCTCCGGACAGCGCGAGGTCGCCCCCATCGCCGACGACGGGTCGTACGCGCTCAACGTCCGCTTTGCCGACGTGGGTCCCGACGACCCGATCCGGATCACGACGCCGGCCTACGAACTCTCGGCGGCGGCCGCGTCGTTGGCGGCGGGCGTCATCGGCGCCGACGGCCGACTCATATGAAGTAGCGGAAGTCAGCAGCTACGGGTTATTGTAAGCCAGTCCCGGCGAGAATCTCTGGACAGTTACGATAATTCCTTATCAGTTGGACCGCTCGGCGGTCATGTCGTCGTTCTCGTCGAGGACGACGCTCGTCACGTCGTAGCCGCGGTCGCGGAGGGCCGCGACCAGCGCTTCTTGGTCCAGGTCGGCTTCGTAGTAGAACACGATGTCGAACGTTCCCTCACGGAGGAGTTGCTGACACTCCCAGACGAACTCCTCGCCGTCGACCGTGAGCCCCTGAAACTGGTTCGAGGAGAAGTCGGCGTCGTCGTTGCCGGCGTAGATGTACGTCTCGCCCTTGCCGGCGTGGTCGGCGATGACCTCGTTGAGTTCGACCGTGAGTTCGTGCATCTCGAGGTCCTCTTGGCCCGTCAGGTCGGTGTGGACGATGGCGCCGGCGAGATCGATATCGCCCGGTTCGAGCAGCGCTTTCGTCCGCTGGTAGAGGTCGTGGTCGAGTACGTCGCTCATGGCCGTTCGTATGCTGGCGCGGATTTACCGCTGGCGGTTTCGCGCTACCCCAGGCGCTCGTCGAGAATGAGCCGCGTTTTCGTGTTCTGCACCTCGTCTAAGTCCCGCGTCTTCGTGATGAGTTCGTTGACGGCGCGGGTGTCGGTGGCGTCGACGACCATGACGATGTCCTCCTCACCCGAGACCTGCCAGACGAAGTCCACCTCGTCCCACTCGGCGATCCGGTCGGAGACGCCCGTGGTGTCCACGTCGACGGCGACGGAGACCTCGATCATCGCTTTTACGTTGCCGGTGTGTGTCGCGACGGTGAAGCGCTCGATGATCCCCTCGTCGACGAGGCGTTCGACCCGGTTGCGGACCGTTCCCTCCGACGTGTCGACCCGGTCGGCGATCTCGGTGTAGGGCGTCCGCGAATCCCGCCGGAGGATGCTCAGAATCCGCCGGTCCAGTTCGTCCATGCGCTCCCTTGATCCGTTGGCCCCTTACCGATTGCGAATTTCGTAACGTGGCTTCGAAAGGAAGGCTTATTGGTGGCGCTTCCCTGTGTTTCTCGTAATGTCGGACGCCTATCTCGCACTGGAGGACGGCCGCGTCGTGGAAGCGCGCGGTCGTGCTCCGGGTCGGACGCGCGGCGAACTGGTCTTTACGACCGCGTACACGGGGTACGAGGAGAGCCTCACCGATCCCTCGTACGCCGAGCAGGTACTGACGTTCTCCTACCCCCTGATCGGCAACTACGGCGTCCGATCCGAGCGGTTCGAATCGGATCACATCCAGCCCCAGGCCGCCATCGCGCGAGAGTTCACCGAGGAGGTCGTCGAGTGGTGTGAGTCGGAGGACGTCCCCGCCATCGACCACCTCGACACTCGCGACCTCGTCACCTCCATCCGCGAGGAGGGTGCGATGAAATGCGGGCTGGCTGTCGGCCCCGACGCGACGCCCGAAGCGGCGAAGGAAGAACTCGACGCCTGCAAGGGCATGAGCGAGCACACCGACATCGGCGCGCAGGTGAGCGTCGACGACCCAGAGGTCTACGAGGGCGGCGCGGCCGCGACGGTCGCCCTCATCGACTGCGGCGCCAAGGGATCGATCATCGACTCCCTGGTCGAGCGCAACGCCACGGTTCACGTCCTGCCGTACGACGCGACGCCGGCGGACGTGGCCGCCGTCGACCCCGACGTGCTCTTCATCTCGAACGGCCCCGGCGACCCCGTCAACTTCGAGGCCGCCGAACAGCTGGTGTCGGAGTATCTCGGCGACCTGCCCGTCGCCGGCATCTGTCTCGGCCAGCAGGTCGTCGCCAACGCCCTCGGCGGCAGCACCGAGAAGATGGCCTTCGGCCACCGCGGCGTCAACCAGCCCGTCCGTGACCTGGAGACCGACCGCGTCGTCATGACGACCCAGAACCACGGCTACACGGTCGGCGACCCCGGCGACCGCCTCGACGTGACTCAGGTGAACGTCAACGACGGCACCGCGGAAGGCCTTGCCAACGAGGACCTGGGCGTCATCACCCGGCAGTACCACCCCGAGGCCAACCCCGGTCCCCACGACTCCCTCGATTTCTTCGACGACGTCCTCGACCTGGTGTCGGCGGACGCTCCAGTCGCCGCCTCGGACTAACCGCGGTCACTCCGTCACCGTCTCTTCACGTGCGATCCGCCGGAGGAGCACCACGATCACTGGCAGGACGACCACTGCGCCAGCGACGAAGGGTGACCAGTAGACCAACGCGTACAGCGCCGCTGCCGCGGGCGGGCCGACCGTCCGGCCGAGACTCCCCGCGCCCTGTGTAACGCCGAAGGCAGTGCCCTGTTCCGCCGGTCCGGCACTCACCGAGACGAGCGCCGCCAGCGACGGGTTGAGGAGGCCGTTTCCCAGCGAAAGTAGCCCCAACACGCCAAGCAGGGCCACGAGTTCGCGGGTGAGCCACGCCGGACCCCCCGGCGCCGGTACGACGCTCCCGAGTTCCGGGGCGAACGGGAGGGCGGCAAGCGAAACGAGCAGGAGCGCTGCGCCCACGACGGCGAGGCGTCCGGAGCCGATGCGGTCGGAGAGGCGCCCCACGAGCACCCCCTGATTCACTGCGCCGAGTACGCCGACGTAGGTGAGCAACAGCGCCGCTCCGGTGGCGTCGAACCGGTACGCGCTCGCGTCGGCGACGAAGGGGATGAACATGACCTGCACGCCGGCGAAGGCGACGGAGATGAGAAAGAACGCGAGCACGAGGCCCCGAAGTCGCGGATCACGGAGGGCGTCGACGAACTGCGAGACGAGCGTGGTTCGCTCCGCCGGCGCGCGGTGGCGGTCGGGTTCGTCGAGGGCGACGCATGCGACCCCGAGGGCGACGAGGCTCATCCCCGCCGCGCCGAACGCGGGTAGCGAGAACCGCGTCGCCGGGATGGGGAGCGTCGACGCCATCCGAACCGCCGTCTCGCTCGCCAGCGCGCCGCCGATGGCCGGGCCGAAGATGAACCCCAGACTGAACGCGGCGCCGACGAGGCCGAGCGCCCGCGTCCGGCGCTCCGGTGGCGTCACGTCCGCCACGTACGCCTGCGCCGCGGCGATGTTGCCGCCCATCGCTCCGGCGAGGGCGCGGGCGAGAAAGAGCGTCGCGACGCCGCCGACGACGCCCCCGGCGGTACCGGCCTGGTCCGCGAGGCCGAAGACGGTCCACGCGACGGCGCTGCCCGCGAGCGAGAACAGGATCACCGGTCGCCGTCCCCAGCGGTCGGAGTACCGACCCAGCGCGGGGGCGGCGAGAAACTGCGTCAGCGAGTACGTCGCCGCCAACAGGCCGATGAACACGTCGCCGACGCCGAAACTCCGGACGTAGTACGGGAGGATGGGAACAACAATGCCGAAGCCGACGAGGTCGAGGAAGACGACGAACACCACGGTCGCCACCGCCCGGCGAGGTCGAGCAACGACGCCCGCCGCTCCGCTGGGGACGCTCATACCGGCAGGGGTGGGGCCAGCCACCTCTCGCAGCCTTTGTAAGTCATCGCACACCTGATTGCACGCGATCTGGCGATCAGGTGTGCAAACAGTTCAAAGGCTACTATAACTGTTGGGTCGTGGGCACCTCTCCCCTTCGGCAGGTTTTTGACCCGACTCGCGCAACTCGGTGGCATGGTTACGGTCAGGGCTCCCGCTACGAGTGCGAACCTCGGCAGCGGTTTCGATGTCTTCGGCGCCGCCCTCGACCGCCCCGCGGACGTCGTCAGGGTCGAGAAAGCAGATCGGACGACCATCGATGTCGTCGGCTACGGCAGCGAGTTCATCCCCGAAGACCCGGCGAACAACACCGTCGGCGCCGTCGCGGAGGCGCTCGACGCGCCGGCACACATCCAGATCGACAAGGGGATTCGGCCCTCGTCGGGGCTCGGCTCCTCGGGAGCGAGCGCCGCCGCCGCCGCGCTCGCCCTCAACGAACTCTACGATCGCGGCCTCACGCGGGAGGAACTGGTCCCGATCGCGGGCAAGGGCGAGGCCACCGTCTCCGGCGAGGTCCACCTCGACAACGTCGCTCCCGCGCTCCTCGGCGGATTCACCGTCGCCACCGGCCGCGACGTGACGACGGTCGATGCCGACATCCCGCTCGTGGCCTGCCTGCCGGAAATCGCCATCTCGACGCGTGACGCGCGGGATGTCGTCCCAGCGGGCGCGACGATGGAACAACTCATCTACACCGTCGGCCGGGCGGCGACGCTCACGACGGGGATGTGCCGGGACGACCCGCGCCTCGTCGGCAAAGGGATGCACGACCGTCTGGTCACGCCCGCCCGGGCTGACCTCATCTCGGGATACGATCTGGTCCGCGAGGCGGCGCTCGACGCGGGCGCGACGGGCGTCACCGTCAGCGGCGCTGGCCCGGGCGTGCTCGCCGCGTGTTACCCGGACGACCGCCGCGAGATCGCGGCCGCGATGGTCGCCGGCTTCGACGAGGCCGGCGTCGACGCGCGGGCCTACCAGACGAAAATCGGGACCGGCGCGACGCTCTATTAGACGCCGCGGCCCTGCAGCTGCTCGTCTTCCGGCATGTCGACGTTCGACTGCCCTTTCATCCCCTTGCCGACGTTCGTGGCGATTTCGGTCAGCCGTTCGGGGTCGTCCCAGTTGTTGACGGCCTCGACGATGGCCGTCCCCATCGCTTCGGGGTTTTCCGCGCCGAAGATGCCCGAGCCGACGAAGATGCCGTCACAGCCGTGATGCATCATGAGCGCCGCGTCGGCGGGCGTCGCGATGCCGCCCGCGGCGAAGTTGACGACCGGGAGCCGCCCCATCTCGGCGGTTTCGTGGACGAGTTCGCGCGGTGCGCCGTGTTCGCGCGCCCAGCGCTCGCGCTCCTCGTAGGCCATGCCCTCCAGCTGCCGGATGGCCCCCTTGATGGCGCGCTGGTGGGTGACGGCCTGATTCACGTCGCCCGTGCCCGCCTCGCCCTTGGTGCGGATCATCGCCGCGCCCTCGTCGATGCGACGGAGCGCCTCGCCGAGGTTGCGCGCGCCACAGACGAAGGGAGAGGTGAACTCCCGCTTGTCGATGTGGTACTCGTCGTCGGCGGGGGTCAACACCTCGCTCTCGTCGACCATGTCGGCGCCCGCGGCCTCCAGGATCTCGGCTTCCTTGGTGTGGCCGATGCGCGCTTTCCCCATCACCGGAATCGACACCTCGTCGAGGATCTCCTGCAGCGTTCCGGGATCCGCCATCCGGGCGACGCCCCCGCGCTTGCGGATGTCGGCAGGCACGGCTTCGAGGCTCATCACCGCGACGGCGCCGCAGTCCTCCGCGATGCGCGCCTGCTCGGCGTTGACGACGTCCATGATGACGCCCCCCTTCTGCATCTGGGCGAAACCGCGTTTCACTAGGTCCGTCCCGCGCCGCAGGTCTTCGAGGTCGGTCATACCTCTCGTTACGAGGGTATCCACTTAACGGCGGTCTTTCGGTAGATGTTGCCACCGCCTCACCGTCACCGATTTACCGGACCGCGTCTTGCTCACGACCATGAGTTCCGGGCCCACGTCGGACACGCTCGCTCGCCGCATCGGTGCGCTGTTCGACGGCGCCGGCCTGCCCGCTGCCGACCCGCTTCCGCGATGGCTCGCCCCCCTCCCGCGGGCCGTCGAGAACCTCGGCCTGTCGCTCGCCTGGGTCGTCGTCCTCACCAACCTCGTCGGCACCGCCTTCGGCTTCTGGTACTACCGCTTCCAGTTCGCGGCCGAACCGGTCGTCGCGTGGCCGCTCGTCCCCGACAGCCCCGTCGCCACGCTCTTCATCGCGTGCTCGCTCGGCCTCTGGAAACTGGGGCGGTCGAACGAGGTGGTGAACGCGCTCGCCTTCTTCGGCTGCTGGAAACTCGGCCTCTGGACGCCCTTCGTCCTCCTGGCTTTTGCCGACGGCTTCCTCGCGACGACGCCGCTCCCCATGTATCTCTTCCTCCTCGGCAGCCACCTCATGATGGCCGTCGAGGCGTTTCTCCTCCACCGCTACAGCGACTTCCCCGTCGGCGCCGTCGCCGTCGCCGTCGCGTGGTACGGCCTGAACGACGTGGTGGACTACTTCGTGCCCGTCGTGGGCACGCCCCACCACACGCTCCTGCCGGGCCAGCGCATCGTTGAGGGGGGGATCACGCATCTCGCGCCGATCCACGAGGTCGCCGCCGCGGGCGCCGTCGTCCTGACGCTCACGGCCACGTTTCTGACGCTCGCGACGCGGGTGAAAACGCTCGAATCGTGGGCGAACGCCGAGGACGGTTAGCCGACGTTCCGGCGCTCGGTGAACACGACCGTCTTCTGGTCGGACTCGATGGCCGTCCGGACGGTGATCCATCCGCCGGCCTGTCGGACCGCGTACGCCTCCGTCACCGACAGCTCGACCCGCTTTGTCGCCGTATGCGACGCGCCCGCATCCAAGGATCCGACGGCTTCGGTGCCCTCCCAGACGACGTCGCCGTCGGTGCCGTTCCCGGCGTAGATCCGGGTGTAGACGGTCACGCCCGTCGCCGATTCGCCGTCGTTCGACAGCGTCGTCGTCACGTCACGACACGTCTCTCCACACCTGTCGATCCGGTCGACGGTGAACTCGAACGCCGGCCCGGAGGGACCGGTGGCCGTCCCGGTCGTGTCGCTGCTCGCCTCGTCGTTCGTCCCGCCATCCGCCGTCGCCGTCGGTTCGGTCGCCGTGGGGAACGACTCGATCTCCGTT comes from Haloplanus sp. XH21 and encodes:
- a CDS encoding molybdopterin biosynthesis protein translates to MSDGRQEFHDLKSPAEARDAIDSLDLSPADETVPLDEARGRVLAERIDAGLDVPGFDRASMDGYAVRAEDTFGADEADPAVLEQVGSVHAGAEPDVRVDPGTCAEISTGAVMPPGADAVVMVERTDETADGVAIRTSVAPGDNVMVAGADVAAGSRALGPGTLLTPREIGLLSALGVDEVPVRGTPTVGIVSTGDELVRPGETLRSEAGQIYDVNSYTIAAGVEEAGGEAVLYPHAGDDYDEMERLLVEAAEECDLVLSSGSTSASAVDVIYRVIESEGELLLHGVSVKPGKPMLVGHLEDSAYVGLPGYPVSALTIFRTFVAPAIRAAAGLPAPQTAAVEGRMAVQERYGEGRTRLMPVGLVETDEGTLVYPVDKGSGATTSLVEADGVVEVDADTAYLAEGESVTVQLFSPDVRAPTLLGVGEDDPALSRLLDHLERPRYLDVGSRQARRRLRDGVPDVAVVTGPSDRDVSAVDLGGWRREWGLVVPDGNPDAITGVADLVDRDLRVSNRSRDSGLRASLDAELDALASDRGVDRRDLTDAIDGYELTVKGFESPARKVLAGDADAGLGLRATAQALDCGFVPLGTESVRVLANPDRTEKTGVKQLESALDTHFDDIVASLAGVER
- a CDS encoding molybdopterin molybdotransferase MoeA → MSHDDLEHAGFKDRTRVDEALETILHAVSGHDRTERIALGRVDGRTLAETVTAPTPVPGYDRAAMDGYAVRAEDTFGATGRSPTVLREADGEVAPGEAVRVHTGSDLPDGADAVVMVEETEIVGDEIEVFDAVAEGENVGEVGEDVAEGEELYQPGHRIRPSDLGLLKSVGIDQVEVYDPPTVGVIPTGEELVQRDPAPGEVIETNGLTVSRLANRWGAIPTYRNVVDDDPHAIRAAIQRDLAKDVVVTTGGSSVGERDYTPEVVDDIGEVLVHGVALKPGHPVALGVVEDTPVIMLPGYPVACIINAVQFLRPILKTVGNMPVPDHPTVEARLTRKISSEPGTRTFARVRLTEDGEDDTPAAEPTRASGAGVLSSVALADGWVVVPEEREGYDAGDHVAVENWEWSA
- the lwrS gene encoding LWR-salt protein is translated as MSATYVFRVTFRLDPVGVDADPDTFETVVTKPAAEPGTDGWLFFRDALWHGEVSDEDYLRRRAEEWLGVTVTDITFSELRTAEAYRDALREAIADADDFDDAPREVLHAHLGSSIRVE
- a CDS encoding HAD family hydrolase — translated: MVAHAYDFWLFDLDGTLVDVEPSYARDVFDRVGDRIDRTFSDHEVEVLWHGLSGAREAQLVEWGVDPDTFWDALHDAENPADRAEATYLHDDAAFVADLDRPVGLVTHCQEYLVDPVLDHVGIRDWFDTVVSCTGEIGWKPDPAPVYLAMSDIGVDDEDDGILAGDGPNDIGAAWNAGLDGVHVERHGPDRRGRCVLGDYRVESLDELRRMTTSDDAVGRAATPTGSD
- a CDS encoding 4a-hydroxytetrahydrobiopterin dehydratase, producing the protein MAERLDDDEIERRLPPEWERDGNEIVRVYPFDNYLDGVTFATRVGEVADEEFHHPEICIRYDEVEVRLTSHEAGGITDTDIRLAKLFDAER
- the hemA gene encoding glutamyl-tRNA reductase; its protein translation is MKTGVLQGVTVSHQHATVDEIEAVAGDDEAAVVRDLLASDGVDEAFALQTCNRAEAYVVTADATVGREALADFAAPVDGDAVRELNHETSLRHLMRVAAGLESLVLGENQIIGQLRTAFETARGVGGVGPVLEPAITKAIHVGERARTETTINEGVVSLGSAAVELAAQERDLDGATAMVVGAGEMGRLAARAFDDTPVTNIVVANRTVPHATHLAEDVETTASAVALDAAAAAAERADVLVTATNSPDHVLDRSDLATAGETLVIDLAQPRDVDPAVVELAAVDAFDIDSLESITADTRERRREAAATVERMIDEEFDRLLDSFKRQQADEAIAAMYESAEMVKERELRTAYSQLEAQGELTDEQRETVAALADALVGQLLSAPTKSLRDAAAEDDWETIQTALSLFDPEFGDHPSPTTAEAPREGIEGSDAPRHVRERLRED